The Musa acuminata AAA Group cultivar baxijiao chromosome BXJ2-5, Cavendish_Baxijiao_AAA, whole genome shotgun sequence genomic interval TTAAATGCTAAATTCGTCTAGGTTTCGACTGGAGAAAACAACAAACACCAACATCTGGAAGGTGACGGACGAGCTAAACTACTTGAACATAAGTCTACTTCATAGTGGATTGATTAAGCTGTCAACTTAAAACTGTTGTTGTTCATGCTGGGAATCAGGTCGTATCGTACGAGAAACAAGTGTAATAAGCAAACATCGGAACCTAGCCCActggtttctcctttaatcttgcATGTACTGACTGTTTCAGCATAAAAGGTTCAATGAGGGCACACACATTTTTACGAGAATAAATTCATTGAGAACACATATCCTCGGACATGAAACCAAATTAACTTTGAGATGGATTTCGTTTCCGCTTGACATGTTGGATGAGCGGCGGTTCTAACATGACGAAGACCATTCAATTAGGAGCAGGTCAGTGAGGTGACAGGCGCCGGTAAAAGTGTTCCCTCATCAACCTTGCAACAACGCACAAACACCTGCCATGTGTCGACAGATACGACGTATCTGGTGTACTATTGGTCTCACTCCCTTCCGCGTGTAAAATGAGACATTATATGAAACAGTGAAGTTGGCGTTTTGACATGTAGTTttaggatataaagagaaataattttTGTGTATAAACAAATATTAATAGGTCATAAGATATACGTAAAAAATCtcttcaatatgaagggtaaaaatcacgtgaTAAATTAgagataatttattataataataataaatacataaACCTTAATCTCTTATCTAAAATCCTAacaacaatcacaaaagaataactaagatacaaggatcatgtcactatgtataatatctaaatcctccctaattctcttcAAGTAATCATAATAAGAATTTACTGTAGATCTGATTTAACCTGAGATGAAAGCATTGTTAGATGATTGCGAACAATCTCTTTGTATTATCCTtgtttttttccctttctttctcttccttttctgtcttgttcttctccttttctttgaaATCTCGTGACTACAAAAAACTATACTCCCCTGATAtaaattaggattagattaagagGGAGTGAACTGATAAAACCCACCTTAAACTGAATATGGGTTATCAACCCAACAATGAGAACCTATGTGACCATTCCATGAGACTCCGCAAAAGTTCATGAAGCCAATTCCACATCCAATAGCTTCATCCCTCTTATATTATGGCATCTGTTGAtaactaagaagaagaagaatatagaTCTAGCATTCAATGAACATGAAACAAGCAACGACGGTTACAATGGCATGACAGAACAGGCCAATCACTGTTATGCTGTGGTTGACAGAACAGGCCTTGCCTCTTATGTTATCTCCATCTTACAACAGGATTTTATGTACGAATTTTGTTTCTATAAACTAATGCAGCCCCCAACACTATCGCCCAACCGCATGCTTCTGTCCCCGTATGATGGGAtttacgatgatctttttggagGCATGATCtaattattcatataaaaaaCACAACTTATCTCTGAAGAGGAGTTGTTGATGGTTAACCACATTAATATCATACATCACAGCAATTTTACTATCAAATTTACGCCACACACACCGTAAAAGAAGATATTAACTAGTCATTGGTCCCAAGTGTGGTCGTCGAAATAAATGCATGTCACAGTTCAAATTACATTTTACCACATAAAAAAGCATATTTCGAAGAAAAGCATACATCAAGATATACTTGATGCAACAGGCAAGGGAGCATTCACTCTTTTCAAGACGTAAGAATAATTTACAGCCTACAATCTCAGCAGCGGTACACATCTATAACCACGCAGTGTAAGGAAAAAAGCACACACATATATAACCACAGAAAACTCTGAAATTATTCCTATTATTAGTGTCATGGTGTTGTAGAAGGTATCTAGATATTAAAACACCTACATTAGATTACTGTCAAATAAACAAAAAAGTTACAAGAAAAGCAAAAGGTGGCTAACCTTGCAAATTGAGACATGGAAATTAATAATCAACCATAAAAGTTACACTTGCACAGTCGTTACAAGATTAAAATAAAACAACTTGAGTTAGGACAACCCAAAGTAGATATTATCCCAAAAGCAAGGATAGGTTAACACTTTCTACTTCTGAACCCCCTCCAGATACAACAAAATTCTCTTTGTTTGGCAGCTCAGCTCCAATTCATGGTTTGTGAATTTTGAAGCCAAATACCCTGGGAACATACCGTTGTGATGGCTTTTGTGGCTTGAGGTGCCCGTAAGTCATCAGAAACAGGTGAGGAAATGTTGTCCCAAAGTAAGCTCCATCGATATCTAAGCAAGGTCAATTGAATTTCAAATTTTCATTAGAGGTAACTAAACTGAGCAGCTAATGTACATCTCTTTGTTACTTAATTGAAAAAGCAATTACTAGATAGTGTAAACTCCAGGAGAGAATACATGTAATAACTAATACAGCAACCCATGGATGGTTATGGTTTCAAATTACATCATTCACTGTTGCTCTATATGCAAAAGTATTCCAGGACAAGGGCCAAAAATAAATTATGTATTAATGGAAATTACAGTAAGGCAGAAATCATGTAAGCAAAGCAGCATATCAAGAGGCATATACTATTTTAAAGATCTTGTCATAATACGACCAATTTGAACAAAATTTGCTAAGTCAAAAAAGGATACTGCCTTGATACTTCGATCTTGGATAGTATACATCTTCACATTTGGGACAATATATTTTCACAGTACTTGATCGAGGTATGTCCGACTGCCCAAGAGGAAGACAGGGCTGGCCACAACAGTAGACTCGAGGGCATCTTCCAAAATCATAGTTCTTGAATTTCtctagctacagaaattgtcactACCAAGTGTCATTGATGACAAACTAAGAAACCATAAACATAGAGGACAAAATACAAGACCTTACCATAGCAGCCATCCCTTTACTGGTTAATATATATCGAACATGAATCAAACCATAAAGCATCTCTGCTGCTGATTCAACTAGCTCGTTTTGTTCCTCGGTGAACATGTCTCCTGCCCATATGTAAAATTCATTGAAATTGTCAACAATTTCCAGCCAAAGAAGCATGCATAAATTATCAGCGCAATAAGGCAGTAAAAATAGTGATgaaaatataaagaaataatGAGGTACAAATTGCAAGGCTCTCTATCAGAGTTTAATGTATAAACTTTTTGTTCACATATATATTACTTCTGgcacttttctctttttctctgtGTTGTCTATATGGTTGGGTTGAGGGTGGGAGAGGGATGGTTTGAGCAGGCTTGTCAGCAACAGACAGAAAACATCAGCATGGGAGGAGGAGATAATTCCCATTCCAAATACCACAAATAGTATTCAGAAGGCATAAACTACTGGCAATTAATTAACAACCCCAAAAAACACCAGTTATCACAACACTCCTTAGTCTACCAGCTGACCACTGCATATTATCAGTCATCTCTCTACGTCAAGCACTGCCACTCTCTGAAAAGAAATTGTTGTTTACCCAGAAACATATAACATTGATTTCTATATGTTACATCAAAATGAGTAAGTAATTTTGCAGCCATCATTTCTAATCCAAATTCTAGATGGAGATTAAAATCTAAAACTAGAAAACACTGTCATAGACTTATGGAATCTTAAAGGTCCTAATAGGTCTGACAGTCGGTGCATATATGAATTGCCACTATTCTATCAATCTATTTCATGTTGCTATATGGCACATTACTATGTGCATCATGCATATTAAAGCTAGAAATTGTTGACCCTGAGAAAGTCCCAAATTTCACAGAAATGAAAGGAAAAAAGGGAAAATTTTGTGAAAATCCCTCAATCATGTAATTTGTGGGAAACAATAGTCAATTTGTGATAGTTGTCTAACTATAGTCTAAAAGAATTATTGCTGCAAAGCTACTTCCGTATATTTCCTTTTCAGTGATGTTTTCTACATAACCATTTCGTTTAAAAAATGGTTTTCACATAAAATACagttcatttcttatttgtcTTTTGGTCAGGGGATCATCACTTTTCTTTGTATAAGTCTAGCTCCATATTTTCTGGGAGGGAAAacaataactgcaatacaaggcaTCTAAGTTACAGCTGATAGCTATCTTATAAAGAAAGAATTCATTGTCAGCAAATATACTTCTCCATAAAATTCAAGATATCTAAAGTACAGCTGAATGCTGtcttaaaaagaaagaaatcatcACCAGCAAACATACTTTTTCACAACATTATAGTAATCTTGCAATGAAGGAAAGAAGCAGGACGTAAATGATAATGCTTGCTGAAAAGAACAAAAAACTTCACTGGTGAAGATACTAAAATTTCATAGTAGTACACTACTTTTGCAACAATGAAAGGAAAGCCCAATAAATCTCACCTTTGTATGTTTTATAACTTATTTGCTAGCTAGGGCTTTGCATCCCAAAAGATGGGTTAACATTCAAGTAttccaaataaaagaaaatacataCTTGAAATAATGGTTTGCAAATTCTGATGGACTTTCAATTCCAAACTTTATCTGAACCTTTATGCCAAAACTTCGAAAGTAAAGAAACTATGATATGGAAGATCAATAAATCCAACAAGTTTGAGAAGGAAAGTTGTCTTTAAACTTTGCAGATGATGATAAAACTTTGAAGAAAAGTGTAACTAGCCTAAGTATTGTAACTGCCAAGGAAACCCAAAGCTAATAGAACACAGGAAATTATTAGGATCCAAAGCTTGGAATACCATTGATGTTTAGCCATTTGAGATAGAGCCAAAACAAACTTGCATTTAATTAGGCAAGTCTCTGTTACAGGCAAGCAAGATTACCATTGGAAGATTCCACGTCCAGGATCAAATCAAGAGCATAATCATAGTATGGGACTTGACTGCTTAGCCCACAAAGGTTGAAATCATCTTGTATGTATTCATCATCAACTTCGCAAAAAAACTCATTCCCTCTTAGGTTACAGAACCATGAAATCCAGGAGGTGTCTTCCCCATCAGAACCACTAACATCAGACTCTTCACTATCTGTTTCTGATTCTTCTGTGGCACCAGATATTGCAAAAATCAAAAAATACTTATAAGCAACAATATGACAAAAATCGTATAAGATAAGAATGAGTACTGTAAACAAGAAGAATATTAAACCTCGAATGATACCAAATTAacaacaaatataaataaaaaccagAATATGTCAGGGAAAAAGgagaacaaataaagaaaaaaaatcgtCATGGTTAAATGATAGCCCAACTAAGTCTCTTAAAGGGGTCCAAAGAAATGATGGAGATGCCTGAGATAAACCAACTCTTGCTGCTAAGGAAAAATTTAGCATTCCTCACTAACTCTAAGCTGCTGATTTTAAGACCTTTAGCAGTTAATTACTATACTTTCAcaatttctaaaaatttaaaatcGCTTTAAATCTAAAACTGCCAATCCAGACCAACACAGCAGTTAGATTGCTGACAAAAATACAGAAATATTTAATCCTTAAATCAATGACCCACTCGTGCAACAACTACGTTAGACTGaatgagtaattgaagcatacaaAGATTCTTCTTGTACCTTTTAATCTGACAATCATCAGTCAAAGAAATCACTCTTTAGTTGGAAGTGAGTACCTTAATGAATCAAGATTGGGTAAACAATTGTTTTTACAATCCACCTCTTTCCTTCTTCCTTTTAGTTAAAGGGAAAACATCCGTTAGGACAGAAATCTGCAACAATGAATATGGTTCACCGAC includes:
- the LOC103973172 gene encoding casein kinase II subunit beta-1; amino-acid sequence: MYRERGGCGSKVEIGAADRKRINDALDRHLERSSPSTSRGLNGKEKGRLSMPSVNSGKQPEHRTLSKSKLSDEESETDSEESDVSGSDGEDTSWISWFCNLRGNEFFCEVDDEYIQDDFNLCGLSSQVPYYDYALDLILDVESSNGDMFTEEQNELVESAAEMLYGLIHVRYILTSKGMAAMLEKFKNYDFGRCPRVYCCGQPCLPLGQSDIPRSSTVKIYCPKCEDVYYPRSKYQGNIDGAYFGTTFPHLFLMTYGHLKPQKPSQRYVPRVFGFKIHKP